In one Mauremys mutica isolate MM-2020 ecotype Southern chromosome 3, ASM2049712v1, whole genome shotgun sequence genomic region, the following are encoded:
- the LOC123367086 gene encoding interferon-induced very large GTPase 1-like, whose translation MEELGQRLDGVGLSTQYWLPKLADKLGITSAQALKHLSYADYLKLECEVEHPWEKQALRTLLNIAESKATMKQLQEQRLEKLKKRQEQAKAELQELKEMQEKGRSRHEEVVRKKEEELRQAMDIAPEYWVPAEKPLKEVIENVHRQLDLLEESVSQSENLPDKEVLRRASGGLALQGIYQTKKLAEMVEKREQLIDIPEGFEQFGPEQGPLFEKKEFSSAEAESTFTRTMEKLGFSISIAAKGGFWGFSAETSTDYSSSSESEETHRSRLEHTYICTTKYSYIPLASCYFPKDQLRLSSAALQELKEIEVILSYTPEPDKLNLLKSRGGSFFKRFGSHVNQGPLHLGGIFWWKASSEGFRAEQLDEVKKRTSDALSSYVGGSYSGFGLSIAAGVAASKSHSEASSQGRDRKQIQTEIQLFVTKTGGPPQTHSLTEWQSGLVTSNKTWSVIDRGFQLIPVWEIILSNHRQDFRDVHQISSGLRNAYEALTNQIVGTLFGEGLASAVDEARSFIEEIKSWEVTGDEEQLVRLINFKQKLTEKTKNYSAWINICLSDKMLQDFLENTVSLCKDLPAQNTVYMKSLLRCLLDPHVYSVTNFPKFSSIMQWIFHEEKKEQKNMSVSEFADFIQILQEMKNYIQEVTYDQMSSAAAVHEAKVKATLNVSLALFSFLQALRETTQTDIELLLLSVAASTGYRVDSNTFQYLLRCPEINFMLKEMQTAHEEYLSHRDQNVSRAQASLLLTGLTVTAEFKGVTPEEKNKRLTFMKHHMGNLLSAEIANVLRKHSEQNDWDILEKDLNCLLNGDFEAAKDNLQKRDIIKELEDICQRAKPSKLEPKVPSTDTEIYEPIENQEFLNLMKRLGLERYYPRKMGTDSFHIIYKTSLHDGEPSAEDKLPFYFLQKLLMVDYRVRYLVCKDDGKTKQDITRALNTSDKKSESSDTFDDFFDDFSERANESTINQGHMHPMDIQMAIFHCADDFMRQYVATKLAFCQFALPLLVPNPCTSQIEFPLWTLSQVKKSWKSAEKSGVESTIQNYKNKLIYQADTPVVSFTRIGNSPHCSKSQILNALLSKHKHDIFFHRHCRGSSKDCVLMNGVVEISWYCPGGKDDDRFKNCVAFTNLHGDAREHKQQVTFLQEIASINVVLLSDTDQNDKRGKQIIRDLWQSQKPLICLFAEKENIVAGKSSQNIKIAIKNRNEAELIDEITATIRDFLAGSVATCSLDACVRTAREHGFLIDEDKEECKEAKSKAQALMVLLKKHSLASMKEELLPLQGELWHRWCKKDKELTRLHDKKNRSIEQHRSQIESDKYAIRRDQLIRAFPLNNLMKSVLEFLQSHPEATKKYFLQWMKVFMDELSSDRLADLHQKYHKLWSEILIKKKEENKLKTRLQNDLENLSAEINNSTIGLEHILREVGQIYEALDAMVQKDKCFLELPQIAADLMVSGYPIELMDGDASYVPLKWVGAVFDSLIEKLGDRKVFVLSVLGIQSTGKSTLLNAMFGLQFSVSSGRCTRRAFMQLIKVDENLQQDLNFDYILVIDTEGLRAIEIANKLSLNHDNELATFVIGIGNMTVINIFGENPSEMQDILQIAVQAFLRMKQVKLSPSCLFVHQNVGEITAKEQNMEGQRRLQQKLDEMTVTAAQQEFCDVTCFSDVIRFDVNTHIHYFAHLWEGNPPMAPPNPSYSQNVQELKSKILMAAKKESQGSVLRLSGLKVRIGDLWKSLLNENFIFSFKNTLEIAAYNRLETMFSQWTWQLRSHMLELQTKLNNQIRNREMLHITRESLEEGVKVKYGAIMDQLEKYFSEDPDAEILIQWKASTEIKLKDLKMSLIDETKRKSEDLIRLRKNQSKLDERKSEYENELFKRSKQLALSLKGKKLSENELRENFNHLWGKWVYEVSSDAPPAKEPNIGVDIENILLERFDPKSVIAEKIKAGSSKNTFSTDFSKHITIKRAWYERKKTLEKCDRDTIEQVTGRITQGVRAMIDRKEQQRLDYNASYIHEILNKIRQEVDSAATNPKYTFNNDYIIDLSVFLCKMAAERFKNMHRAFQKANDPTVYLKSKREDFFKCFQISCQGAASITAFADFLCSKLAAALRQAVYDNSAIDIASEMKSTLPAFNGNRSKLENYSLVYLAEKEDFKEYKRYIQSPKDFLEDFIKQHVDDYCLDKNNPKLKSFLNNSLDSFHTLVLSAIRDSTEVTKDRSGNVSLWLDEFCKRLLQHLTLPRSDLKGIEHQEVTDIEFLKEAMSKALAPVVENLKQDFAVIDMEPFSRKPHEILAEQLSGCWKQCPFCTALCTNTIAGHDGKHSVPFHRPRAVGGGRWHKTDNLVTDICSSLVASDCVYILSEDRRIPYKDYQKGGPPYSDWSITPDMSEQSYWKWFVCHFKTELEELYGRKFEGKGEIPSQWKNITKDTALRELKKLQP comes from the coding sequence ATGGAAGAACTGGGGCAGAGACTCGATGGAGTGGGACTGAGTACGCAGTACTGGCTGCCCAAACTAGCAGACAAATTGGGGATTACCTCTGCACAGGCTTTGAAACACCTAAGCTATGCAGACTACTTAAAGCTGGAGTGCGAAGTAGAGCACCCGTGGGAAAAGCAGGCTCTCCGAACCCTACTTAACATAGCAGAGAGCAAGGCAACAATgaagcagctgcaggagcagcgCTTGGAGAAGCTAAAGAAGAGGCAGGAGCAGGCtaaggcagaactgcaggaatTAAAAGAAATGCAGGAGAAAGGCAGGAGCCGCCATGAGGAAGTGGTaagaaagaaagaggaggagCTGCGGCAAGCTATGGACATCGCCCCAGAGTATTGGGTACCAGCTGAGAAGCCGTTGAAGGAAGTGATAGAGAATGTGCACAGACAATTAGATCTCCTGGAGGAGTCAGTGTCCCAGAGTGAGAATCTCCCTGACAAGGAAGTTTTGAGACGGGCGTCGGGAGGGCTGGCCCTGCAGGGCATTTACCAGACCAAGAAACTTGCAGAGATGGTGGAGAAGCGAGAGCAGCTCATAGACATCCCAGAAGGGTTCGAGCAATTTGGTCCAGAGCAAGGGCCGTTGTTTGAGAAGAAGGAGTTTTCATCGGCCGAAGCAGAATCCACATTCACCAGGACCATGGAAAAGCTGGGCTTCAGCATTAGCATCGCAGCCAAGGGTGGATTTTGGGGGTTTAGTGCTGAAACCAGCACAGATTACAGCAGCTCTTCAGAGTCTGAAGAAACCCACAGGTCCCGCTTGGAACACACCTACAtttgcaccaccaagtacagctACATCCCACTGGCCTCATGCTACTTCCCCAAGGATCAGCTTCGACTTTCCAGTGCAGCGCTGCAAGAGTTAAAAGAGATTGAGGTCATTTTAAGTTACACCCCAGAGCCGGACAAGCTCAACTTGCTGAAGAGCAGGGGCGGGAGTTTCTTCAAGAGATTCGGGTCTCATGTCAACCAGGGCCCCCTTCACTTGGGTGGGATATTCTGGTGGAAAGCGTCTTCTGAGGGATTCCGGGCAGAGCAGCTGGACGAGGTGAAGAAACGAACATCTGATGCACTCAGCTCCTATGTTGGGGGCAGCTACAGTGGCTTTGGTTTGAGCATTGCAGCTGGTGTGGCTGCATCAAAATCACATTCTGAAGCCTCATCTCAGGGCAGAGACAGAAAACAAATCCAAACAGAGATTCAGTTGTTTGTGACCAAGACAGGAGGCCCACCACAGACACATTCTCTCACCGAATGGCAATCTGGGCTTGTCACCAGTAACAAAACCTGGAGTGTCATTGACCGAGGCTTTCAGCTAATTCCTGTGTGGGAGATAATCCTGTCCAATCACAGACAAGATTTTAGAGATGTTCATCAAATCAGCAGCGGTCTCAGAAATGCCTATGAAGCCCTAACTAACCAAATTGTCGGTACACTGTTTGGAGAGGGATTAGCCAGTGCAGTGGATGAGGCCAGATCATTCATAGAGGAAATTAAGTCCTGGGAAGTCACTggggatgaagaacagctggtgAGATTGATCAATTTCAAACAAAAGCTGACTGAAAAAACAAAGAACTACAGTGCATGGATCAACATTTGCCTGTCGGATAAGATGCTTCAAGACTTCCTGGAAAATACAGTTTCACTGTGCAAAGATTTGCCGGCACAGAATACTGTATACATGAAATCTCTGCTGCGCTGCCTTCTGGACCCTCATGTCTATTCAGTTACGAATTTCCCCAAATTTTCCTCTATTATGCAGTGGATCTTtcatgaagaaaaaaaagagcaaaaaaaTATGTCTGTCTCTGAATTTGCTGATTTTATTCAAATCCtacaggaaatgaagaattacATACAGGAAGTTACTTATGACCAAATGTCCTCTGCAGCAGCAGTGCATGAAGCAAAGGTAAAGGCCACCTTAAATGTGAGCTTagctttgttttcctttctgcaGGCTTTAAGAGAGACAACGCAGACAGACATAGAGCTGTTATTACTCTCAGTTGCAGCCAGCACAGGATACCGTGTGGACAGTAACACTTTTCAGTATCTCCTCAGGTGCCCAGAAATTAACTTCAtgttaaaagaaatgcaaacggCACACGAGGAATATTTGAGTCACAGGGATCAAAATGtttccagagctcaggcttcccTGCTGTTGACAGGTCTGACAGTGACAGCTGAATTCAAAGGTGTAACTCCGGAGGAGAAGAATAAACGTTTAACTTTTATGAAACATCACATGGGAAACTTACTGTCTGCTGAAATAGCAAATGTTCTTAGAAAGCACAGTGAACAGAATGATTGGGACATCCTGGAAAAAGACTTAAATTGCCTTTTAAATGGGGATTTTGAAGCTGCAAAGGATAATTTGCAGAAACGGGATATAATAAAAGAACTAGAAGACATCTGTCAAAGAGCAAAACCATCAAAATTAGAACCAAAAGTGCCATCTACTGATACTGAAATATATGAACCTATTGAAAACCAAGAGTTCCTTAATTTAATGAAACGACTTGGACTTGAAAGGTACTATCCAAGGAAAATGGGGACAGACAGTTTTCATATAATTTACAAGACGTCTTTACATGACGGTGAGCCCAGCGCAGAGGATAAGCtgccattttattttttgcaaaagcTGTTAATGGTGGACTATCGGGTCAGGTATTTGGTTTGTAAGGATGACggtaaaacaaaacaagataTAACAAGGGCATTGAACACCTCAGACAAAAAGAGTGAATCCTCAGATACATTTGATGACTTTTTTGATGATTTTAGTGAGAGAGCCAATGAATCTACTATAAATCAGGGACACATGCACCCAATGGATATCCAGATGGCAATTTTTCATTGTGCAGATGATTTCATGAGACAATATGTTGCAACAAAGCTCGCTTTCTGCCAGTTTGCACTCCCACTTCTGGTGCCAAATCCTTGTACTTCACAAATAGAATTCCCTCTTTGGACCCTTAGCCAAGTTAAAAAGAGCTGGAAAAGTGCTGAGAAATCAGGAGTTGAGAGTACCattcaaaattataaaaacaaactgaTTTATCAAGCAGATACACCTGTGGTGTCCTTCACACGGATTGGTAATTCGCCTCATTGTTCTAAGTCTCAGATCCTGAATGCTCTGCTGAGTAAGCACAAACATGACATTTTTTTCCACCGTCACTgtagaggcagcagcaaagattGTGTCCTGATGAACGGGGTTGTGGAAATCTCCTGGTACTGTCCAGGAGGAAAGGATGATGACAGATTTAAAAACTGCGTTGCCTTCACAAACCTGCATGGGGATGCACGAGAGCACAAGCAGCAAGTCACATTTTTACAGGAGATCGCTTCTATAAATGTGGTTCTCTTGTCAGATACAGATCAGAATGACAAGAGGGGCAAGCAAATTATCCGTGATCTTTGGCAATCTCAAAAGCCTTTGATCTGCCTTTTTGCTGAAAAAGAGAACATTGTGGCTGGTAAATCGAGTCAGAATATAAAAATAGCCATCAAGAACAGAAATGAGGCAGAATTAATAGATGAAATAACAGCAACAATCAGAGATTTTCTGGCAGGCTCAGTTGCCACTTGTAGTCTTGATGCTTGTGTAAGAACTGCTCGCGAGCATGGCTTCCTCATTGACGAAGACAAGGAAGAGTGCAAGGAAGCCAAGTCAAAGGCACAGGCATTGATGGTCCTCTTGAAAAAGCATAGCTTAGCAAGCATGAAGGAAGAACTATTGCCTCTTCAAGGAGaattgtggcacaggtggtgtAAGAAAGATAAGGAACTTACCCGCTTGCATGATAAAAAGAACAGAAGCATTGAACAACACCGGAGCCAAATTGAATCAGATAAATATGCAATACGACGTGATCAATTAATTAGAGCATTCCCCCTCAATAACCTAATGAAGTCAGTGCTTGAATTTCTCCAGTCACATCCAGAGGCCACTAAAAAATACTTCCTGCAATGGATGAAAGTATTTATGGATGAATTGTCCTCTGACCGCCTTGCAGATCTTCACCAGAAATACCACAAATTATGGTCTGAAATATTgataaagaaaaaggaagaaaataagtTGAAAACTAGATTGCAAAATGATTTAGAAAATCTCTCAGCTGAGATAAATAATTCTACAATTGGCCTTGAACACATTTTGAGAGAGGTAGGTCAGATTTATGAAGCTCTGGATGCAATGGTCCAAAAGGATAAATGTTTTCTTGAATTACCTCAAATTGCAGCTGACCTGATGGTTTCAGGTTATCCCATCGAGCTGATGGACGGTGATGCTTCATACGTGCCATTAAAATGGGTCGGAGCAGTTTTTGACTCATTAATTGAGAAGCTAGGAGACAGAAAAGTGTTTGTTCTTTCTGTTCTTGGCATCCAGAGCACTGGAAAGTCAACACTACTGAATGCCATGTTTGGTCTTCAGTTTAGTGTCAGTtcagggagatgcaccaggagaGCGTTCATGCAGCTGATTAAGGTGGATGAGAACCTCCAACAGGATCTGAACTTTGATTACATACTAGTTATTGATACGGAAGGGCTCCGGGCCATAGAGATAGCCAATAAGTTGTCCCTTAATCATGATAACGAGCTAGCCACCTTCGTCATTGGGATTGGTAACATGACTGTGATAAATATCTTTGGAGAGAATCCTTCAGAAATGCAAGATATCCTGCAGATCGCTGTCCAGGCATTTCTGAGGATGAAGCAAGTAAAGCTCTCCCCAAGCTGTTTGTTTGTGCACCAAAATGTTGGCGAAATAACTGCAAAAGAACAGAATATGGAAGGACAAAGACGCCTCCAGCAAAAGTTAGATGAAATGACAGTTACTGCAGCCCAGCAAGAGTTCTGTGACGTAACCTGCTTTAGTGACGTTATCCGATTTGACGTGAACACCCACATTCATTACTTTGCTCACCTCTGGGAAGGGAACCCACCAATGGCACCTCCAAACCCCAGCTACAGCCAAAATGTGCAGGAACTAAAGAGCAAGATTCTCATGGCTGCCAAAAAGGAATCTCAGGGCAGTGTTTTAAGGCTGTCGGGATTAAAAGTCCGAATCGGCGATTTGTGGAAATCTTTGTTAAATGAGAACTTTATTTTTAGCTTTAAGAACACGCTGGAGATTGCGGCGTACAACAGGTTAGAAACAATGTTTAGCCAGTGGACCTGGCAGCTGAGAAGTCACATGCTAGAGCTGCAGACAAAACTAAACAATCAAATCAGGAACAGAGAAATGCTCCATATCACCAGAGAAAGCCTTGAAGAAGGAGTTAAAGTAAAATACGGTGCCATCATGGATCAACTTGAAAAGTATTTCAGTGAAGACCCAGATGCTGAAATATTGATTCAATGGAAAGCAAGCACAGAAATTAAACTGAAAGATCTTAAAATGTCACTTATTGATGAAACTAAGAGGAAATCTGAAGACCTTATCAGACTAAGGAAGAACCAAAGCAAACTGGATGAAAGGAAGTCAGAATATGAAAATGAGCTTTTCAAAAGGAGCAAACAGCTGGCTCTGTCATTAAAGGGCAAGAAATTGAGTGAAAATGAACTGAGAGAGAACTTTAACCATCTATGGGGAAAATGGGTCTATGAAGTGTCCTCTGATGCCCCTCCTGCTAAGGAGCCTAACATCGGGGTTGATATAGAAAACATCCTGCTCGAGCGTTTTGACCCAAAGTCTGTTATAGCAGAAAAAATTAAGGCCGGTTCTAGCAAGAATACGTTTTCCACTGATTTTTCGAAGCATATCACCATAAAGAGAGCGTGGTATGAACGGAAGAAGACTTTAGAGAAGTGTGATAGAGACACCATAGAGCAGGTTACAGGTCGCATCACACAGGGGGTCAGAGCAATGATCGATAGGAAAGAGCAGCAGAGACTGGATTACAATGCAAGTTACATTCATGAAATACTGAATAAAATAAGACAAGAAGTGGACTCTGCAGCTACTAACCCAAAGTACACATTTAATAACGATTACATAATAGATTTATCAGTATTTTTATGCAAAATGGCAGCAGAAAGGTTTAAAAACATGCACAGGGCATTTCAAAAAGCAAATGATCCAACTGTCTACCTGAAGAGTAAAAGAGAAGATTTCTTCAAGTGTTTTCAGATTTCCTGCCAAGGAGCAGCCTCCATCACAGCATTTGCTGATTTCTTATGCTCCAAGCTTGCTGCAGCTCTCCGCCAGGCAGTCTATGACAATTCTGCGATTGACATAGCCAGTGAGATGAAGTCTACACTTCCAGCTTTCAATGGGAACAGATCGAAACTAGAAAACTATAGTCTCGTGTATCTGGCAGAGAAGGAAGACTTTAAGGAGTACAAGCGATACATTCAATCCCCAAAAGACTTTTTGGAGGATTTTATCAAGCAGCATGTTGATGATTATTGCTTAGACAAGAACAATCCAAAACTGAAGAGTTTCCTAAACAATTCCCTTGATTCTTTCCATACTCTTGTCCTTTCAGCTATTCGCGACTCAACTGAAGTTACTAAAGACAGAAGTGGCAATGTATCCTTATGGCTGGATGAATTTTGCAAGAGACTGCTACAGCATTTAACCCTTCCAAGAAGTGATCTAAAAGGCATTGAACATCAGGAGGTAACAGACATAGAGTTTCTTAAAGAAGCAATGAGTAAAGCATTAGCTCCTGTGGTAGAAAATCTGAAACAAGACTTTGCTGTCATTGATATGGAGCCATTTTCAAGAAAACCACATGAAATACTAGCTGAACAGCTCTCTGGATGCTGGAAGCAGTGTCCCTTTTGCACGGCTCTTTGCACAAATACCATAGCTGGTCATGATGGAAAACACAGTGTTCCTTTCCATCGTCCTCGAGCTGTGGGTGGTGGGCGTTGGCATAAGACAGACAATCTAGTTACTGATATTTGTTCCAGTCTTGTAGCAAGTGATTGCGTATACATACTTAGTGAAGATCGACGAATTCCATACAAGGATTATCAGAAAGGAGGACCACCTTATTCTGACTGGAGCATCACACCAGACATGTCAGAGCAGTCTTACTGGAAATGGTTTGTGTGTCATTTCAAGACAGAGTTAGAAGAACTCTATGGTAGAAAGTTTGAAGGCAAAGGagaaatcccttctcaatggaaaaataTTACAAAGGACACTGCACTCAGAGAGCTGAAAAAACTACAACCTTGA